A single window of Martelella sp. NC20 DNA harbors:
- a CDS encoding SPOR domain-containing protein — MADKNKPGRGNNGGFDEDDPFAELARLIGPRDEEPPRRQDGPYPPETADDLTDELLREFDSFSGHSERSDAPSRHEAEPPFQPEQEDRFEGPAASDQPPPSIWDDLPAEPAHEDREDIEPDDFDHFEMRGPLAGYEPQQPAEPDVTPPAEEPVYPVPSYETELPAYEAEPQQAQEDQELALDLDELALELSELELADGGPGPLDDVATGDTNDADFDPAALISTEEPPAPVDELDLPHMGDDEVVPVRASADPYEFDLDEELADVLASQPALVDPLQETPAQPDLSEELDYYRAVPDEAYDAATRQAVPQAGYRDAAEGFENPADDDYYEFDDRERRPGLLPSTFLGTGRVLLIGVAGIALAVLFVFAGMRYFTGDTGGEPVVITADNSSVKEAPEDPGGEVVPNQDNAVFNDIAGTLAEAPRQGSLIASDQQPTDVQSVSPNPLANAAASSGADAGGLEPRKVRTMIVRPDGTLVERDATQISPSSSPGIRGLETETALPDETGQLVTVPPSTGENASADADAGNNQATTPASSPLTAPSNEPAAATEPPAVTEPAPTADGAAETDDATPEPATADAPVPDFGIANVPLPTPRPPGGAPARVAAASPAPAAATSTAPAPAPQTSTQSSSAYAMQIASLPSVEEAQQAYQRLSAQHPSVLGRRTVEIVPATIAGKGTYYRVRITASSLSEALSLCERYKAEGGSCFVPR; from the coding sequence ATGGCAGACAAGAACAAGCCGGGTCGCGGCAATAATGGCGGCTTTGACGAGGACGATCCCTTCGCCGAACTGGCGCGGCTGATCGGCCCACGCGATGAAGAGCCTCCGCGCCGACAGGATGGTCCGTATCCGCCGGAAACGGCGGATGACCTGACGGATGAACTGCTGCGCGAATTCGACTCCTTTTCCGGTCATTCCGAACGGTCAGATGCGCCATCGCGCCACGAGGCCGAACCGCCGTTCCAGCCGGAGCAGGAGGACCGTTTCGAGGGGCCCGCTGCGTCCGACCAGCCGCCTCCCTCGATCTGGGATGACCTGCCGGCAGAACCGGCGCATGAAGACCGCGAAGACATTGAACCGGATGATTTCGATCACTTCGAGATGCGTGGTCCGCTTGCCGGTTACGAGCCGCAACAGCCCGCCGAACCCGATGTGACGCCGCCGGCGGAGGAGCCGGTGTATCCGGTGCCTTCATACGAGACGGAGCTGCCGGCATACGAGGCGGAGCCGCAGCAGGCCCAGGAGGATCAGGAGCTTGCGCTCGATCTCGACGAGCTTGCGCTTGAACTGTCGGAACTCGAGCTTGCCGATGGCGGACCGGGACCGCTGGATGATGTGGCGACGGGCGACACCAATGATGCGGATTTCGACCCTGCCGCGCTGATTTCCACCGAAGAGCCGCCCGCGCCGGTGGACGAACTCGACCTGCCGCATATGGGCGATGACGAGGTTGTGCCCGTACGCGCCTCCGCGGACCCTTACGAATTCGATCTCGACGAGGAACTTGCCGATGTGCTGGCGAGCCAGCCGGCTTTGGTCGATCCGCTGCAGGAGACGCCGGCTCAGCCGGACCTGTCCGAAGAGCTTGATTATTATCGCGCCGTGCCAGACGAAGCCTATGATGCGGCCACCCGGCAGGCCGTGCCGCAGGCCGGTTACCGCGACGCTGCGGAAGGGTTCGAAAACCCCGCCGATGATGACTATTACGAGTTTGACGATCGCGAACGCCGTCCGGGCTTGTTGCCTTCGACCTTTCTCGGGACAGGACGCGTCCTCCTGATCGGCGTTGCCGGGATTGCGCTGGCCGTGCTGTTCGTGTTTGCGGGCATGCGCTATTTTACCGGCGATACCGGCGGCGAACCGGTGGTCATCACCGCTGATAATTCCAGCGTCAAGGAAGCGCCCGAGGATCCGGGCGGCGAGGTCGTGCCCAATCAGGACAACGCCGTTTTCAACGATATTGCCGGAACGCTGGCCGAAGCGCCGCGCCAGGGCAGCCTGATTGCCTCCGATCAGCAGCCGACCGATGTCCAAAGCGTTTCTCCCAACCCGCTGGCAAATGCCGCAGCGAGCAGCGGCGCCGATGCCGGCGGGCTTGAGCCGCGCAAGGTCAGAACCATGATCGTCAGGCCGGACGGCACGCTTGTCGAACGGGACGCGACCCAGATCAGCCCTTCATCTTCACCCGGTATCAGAGGGCTCGAAACCGAGACGGCGCTGCCCGACGAAACCGGTCAGCTTGTCACGGTTCCGCCTTCGACGGGCGAGAATGCCTCCGCCGATGCCGATGCCGGCAACAATCAGGCGACAACGCCCGCATCCTCGCCACTCACCGCTCCCTCGAATGAGCCGGCGGCAGCAACGGAGCCTCCGGCTGTCACGGAGCCTGCTCCTACGGCAGACGGCGCCGCTGAAACCGACGACGCCACGCCGGAGCCGGCCACCGCGGACGCTCCGGTTCCAGATTTCGGTATCGCCAACGTGCCGCTGCCGACGCCGCGACCCCCTGGCGGCGCACCGGCGCGCGTCGCCGCCGCCAGCCCGGCTCCGGCGGCCGCGACGTCGACGGCCCCCGCGCCGGCGCCGCAGACGAGTACGCAGTCGAGTTCGGCCTATGCCATGCAGATTGCATCGCTGCCTTCGGTGGAGGAGGCGCAGCAGGCCTATCAGCGGCTCAGCGCCCAGCATCCGTCCGTGCTCGGGCGGCGAACGGTCGAGATCGTCCCCGCGACGATCGCGGGCAAGGGCACCTATTATCGCGTGCGCATAACGGCTTCCAGCCTGTCGGAAGCGCTTTCGCTGTGCGAGCGTTACAAGGCGGAAGGCGGGAGCTGCTTCGTGCCGCGCTGA
- the nagZ gene encoding beta-N-acetylhexosaminidase: protein MTNAPKAMILGCAGARLSDEEKAFFRAEQPWGFILFGRNVESMEQMRALTGELRAAVGRDAPVLIDQEGGTVRRLRPPLVRDYPAASVIGRLYAGSPSEAKEAAYACGRLIAADLLSVGIDVDCAPVLDMPPEPDSGFIANRAFGSEPEQVRVLAQAMADGLKAGGVLPVIKHMPGHGRGLADSHIGLPVVKEPLSLLAERDFRPFRELTGILMAMTCHVLFEAIDAENPASTSAKVVEQVMRGSIGFDGLIISDDISMNALAGDIGERARAVAAAGIDIILHCNGRMDEMRAVADAAPALSGAALIRSERVMAARPSADDADLGELSRRLDALLRAGS from the coding sequence ATGACAAACGCCCCGAAAGCCATGATTCTCGGTTGCGCCGGCGCCCGCCTCAGCGACGAGGAGAAAGCCTTCTTCCGCGCCGAGCAGCCGTGGGGCTTCATCCTGTTCGGCCGCAATGTCGAAAGCATGGAGCAAATGAGGGCGCTGACGGGCGAACTGCGCGCGGCGGTCGGCCGCGATGCGCCGGTGCTGATCGATCAGGAGGGCGGAACCGTGCGCCGCCTTCGCCCGCCGCTGGTGCGCGATTATCCCGCCGCCTCGGTGATCGGAAGGCTTTACGCCGGCTCGCCCTCTGAGGCGAAGGAGGCGGCCTATGCCTGCGGGCGGCTGATCGCGGCTGACCTTCTGTCGGTCGGGATCGATGTTGACTGCGCGCCGGTTCTCGACATGCCGCCCGAACCCGATAGCGGCTTCATCGCCAACCGGGCTTTCGGCAGCGAACCGGAGCAGGTGCGGGTTCTGGCCCAGGCGATGGCCGATGGGCTGAAGGCCGGCGGGGTGCTGCCGGTGATCAAGCACATGCCGGGCCACGGGCGCGGCCTTGCCGACTCCCATATCGGCCTGCCGGTGGTCAAGGAGCCGCTTTCTCTGCTGGCTGAACGCGACTTCCGGCCGTTTCGCGAGCTGACCGGCATCCTGATGGCAATGACCTGCCATGTGCTGTTCGAGGCGATCGACGCCGAAAACCCGGCCTCGACCTCGGCAAAGGTTGTCGAGCAGGTGATGCGCGGGTCGATCGGCTTCGACGGGCTGATCATTTCCGACGATATCTCGATGAACGCGCTTGCCGGCGATATCGGCGAACGCGCCCGCGCGGTTGCCGCGGCCGGCATCGACATCATTCTTCACTGCAATGGCAGGATGGATGAAATGCGCGCCGTTGCCGATGCCGCCCCGGCGCTTTCCGGCGCCGCCCTGATCCGGAGCGAGCGGGTGATGGCGGCCAGGCCCTCGGCTGACGATGCCGATCTCGGCGAATTGTCCCGCCGCCTCGACGCCCTGCTACGGGCCGGGAGCTGA
- a CDS encoding segregation and condensation protein A, whose product MQESFFPENATVEVRAAGEAVLVIDVGGFEGPLDLLLHLARTQKVDLARISVLALAEQYLTFIESARRIRIELAADYLVMAAWLAYLKSRLLIPKRPSDEEPSGEDMAATLAFRLKRLEAMRDAASQLVNRNRLDRDVFRRGAPEHIPDETGSTYIASLYELLDAYANLRQRQAITEVTIVMRNVWSLTDARELLQGLIGEIGEWTALDRYLLRYLTRPEDLRTAIASTFAASLELAREGSLDLRQDEAFAPLMMRRGSRRADPFAGEAAE is encoded by the coding sequence ATGCAGGAAAGCTTCTTCCCCGAGAATGCGACTGTCGAGGTTCGAGCTGCGGGCGAGGCGGTGCTGGTGATCGATGTTGGCGGGTTCGAGGGCCCGCTCGACCTGTTGCTGCATCTGGCGCGCACCCAGAAGGTGGATCTTGCCCGGATCTCGGTTCTGGCGCTCGCCGAGCAATACCTGACCTTCATCGAAAGCGCGCGCCGCATCCGCATCGAGCTTGCCGCCGACTATCTCGTCATGGCCGCCTGGCTTGCCTATCTGAAATCGCGGCTGCTGATCCCGAAGCGTCCCAGCGACGAGGAACCCTCCGGCGAGGATATGGCGGCAACGCTGGCCTTCCGCCTCAAGCGGCTGGAGGCGATGCGCGATGCCGCAAGTCAGCTCGTCAACCGCAACCGGCTCGACCGCGATGTTTTCCGCCGGGGCGCGCCGGAGCATATCCCTGATGAAACCGGCTCAACCTACATCGCATCGCTGTACGAACTGCTGGATGCCTATGCCAATCTGCGCCAGCGCCAGGCTATCACCGAGGTGACGATCGTCATGCGCAATGTCTGGTCGCTCACCGATGCGCGGGAACTGCTGCAGGGGCTGATCGGCGAGATCGGCGAGTGGACCGCGCTCGACCGCTATCTGCTGCGCTATCTCACCCGGCCGGAGGACCTGCGCACCGCGATTGCCAGCACCTTCGCCGCATCGCTGGAACTGGCGCGCGAGGGCAGCCTCGATCTCCGGCAGGACGAAGCCTTCGCGCCGCTGATGATGCGCCGCGGCAGCCGCAGGGCCGACCCCTTTGCCGGCGAGGCCGCCGAATGA
- the scpB gene encoding SMC-Scp complex subunit ScpB: MSEPDEDGEEALSPELMLEAERIAEALVFAAAEPVSEGYIAERIPDGVDVTEVMARLAELYRNRGVNLVRVEDHWAFRTAADLSFVIHRGEREARKLTRAALEVLSIIAYHQPVTRAEIEEIRGVQTSKGTLDVLMEAGWVRFRGRRRTPGRPVTMGTTRSFLDHFGLEEIRDLPGLDELRGAGLLSGRIPPGFQIPLPLNDDEELTDDEEPLDAADLEDLGLLTPGGKHDE; encoded by the coding sequence ATGAGCGAGCCCGATGAGGACGGTGAGGAGGCGCTGAGCCCGGAGCTGATGCTTGAGGCCGAGCGCATCGCCGAGGCGTTGGTCTTTGCCGCCGCGGAACCGGTGAGCGAGGGCTATATCGCCGAGCGCATTCCCGATGGCGTCGACGTCACGGAGGTGATGGCGCGTCTTGCCGAGCTTTATCGCAATCGCGGCGTCAATCTGGTGCGGGTCGAGGATCACTGGGCGTTCCGCACCGCCGCCGATCTCTCCTTCGTCATCCATCGCGGCGAACGCGAGGCGCGCAAGCTGACCCGCGCGGCACTTGAGGTATTGTCGATCATCGCCTACCACCAGCCGGTCACCCGCGCCGAGATCGAGGAAATCCGGGGCGTCCAGACCTCCAAGGGAACGCTCGACGTGCTGATGGAGGCCGGCTGGGTCCGGTTTCGCGGGCGCAGACGAACGCCCGGCCGGCCGGTGACAATGGGCACGACCCGCAGCTTTCTCGATCATTTCGGTCTGGAGGAAATCCGGGATCTGCCGGGGCTCGACGAGCTGCGCGGCGCGGGCCTGCTGTCGGGCCGGATACCGCCCGGTTTCCAGATCCCGCTGCCGCTCAACGACGATGAGGAACTCACCGATGACGAGGAGCCGCTGGACGCCGCGGACCTCGAGGATCTGGGGCTTTTGACACCGGGCGGCAAACATGATGAATAA
- a CDS encoding ABC transporter ATP-binding protein: MNFARRPIGQSGQTARLSFENIRHGYGQGDVVKDVSLSASAGEVLCLLGPSGSGKSTLLRIAAGLELPHQGRLLIDGVEVTGPSVFLPPERRGIGLMFQDFALFPHMTVGDNVAFGLQRLPRAARQTAVSEALARVGLSGYRDKYPHMLSGGEQQRVALARAVAPRPSVLLMDEPFSGLDSRLKDQVRAETLAVLRDTGATVIIVTHDPGEAMGMADRIALLKDGHLVQTGSPRALFCHPQSLFAASFFSEINRFEGKVEAGQVETPFGRRPVAAEVSDGPVTIAVRPGDIRLAQDASLSGQPAEVLERRFLGTAELFRLRIEGTPHVLEASVSAGSIAEGAERVFVEVADQTILVFENR; this comes from the coding sequence ATGAATTTTGCCCGGCGCCCTATCGGCCAGAGCGGTCAGACCGCACGGCTCAGTTTCGAGAACATTCGCCACGGCTACGGCCAGGGCGATGTCGTCAAGGACGTGTCGCTGTCGGCATCGGCGGGCGAGGTTCTGTGCCTGCTCGGACCTTCCGGATCGGGAAAGAGCACGCTTTTGCGCATTGCCGCGGGCCTTGAACTGCCGCATCAGGGGAGGCTGCTGATCGACGGCGTCGAGGTGACCGGGCCATCGGTCTTCCTGCCGCCGGAGCGGCGCGGCATCGGGCTGATGTTTCAGGATTTCGCGCTGTTTCCGCATATGACGGTCGGCGACAATGTCGCCTTCGGTCTGCAACGCCTGCCAAGGGCGGCGCGACAGACAGCCGTCAGTGAGGCTCTGGCACGGGTCGGCCTGTCCGGCTACCGCGACAAATATCCGCATATGTTGTCGGGTGGCGAGCAGCAGCGGGTGGCGCTTGCGCGCGCGGTCGCCCCGCGACCTTCCGTGCTGCTGATGGACGAGCCGTTCTCCGGGCTCGATTCGAGGCTGAAGGATCAGGTTCGCGCCGAAACGCTGGCGGTTTTGCGCGATACCGGCGCCACCGTCATCATCGTCACCCACGATCCGGGCGAGGCGATGGGCATGGCGGACCGGATCGCCTTGCTGAAGGACGGCCATCTGGTGCAGACGGGCAGCCCGCGCGCGCTCTTTTGCCATCCGCAAAGCCTGTTCGCCGCCTCTTTCTTCTCGGAAATCAATCGCTTCGAGGGGAAAGTTGAAGCCGGACAGGTGGAAACCCCGTTTGGCCGCCGCCCGGTCGCCGCGGAGGTGTCCGACGGCCCGGTCACGATTGCGGTGCGTCCCGGCGATATCCGTCTGGCGCAGGATGCCTCGCTTTCCGGCCAACCCGCCGAGGTGCTCGAACGAAGATTTTTAGGGACTGCGGAACTGTTCCGGCTCAGGATCGAGGGCACGCCGCATGTTCTGGAAGCCAGCGTTTCCGCAGGCTCGATTGCCGAGGGCGCGGAGCGGGTTTTTGTCGAAGTCGCGGATCAGACTATTTTGGTATTTGAAAATCGCTGA
- a CDS encoding twin-arginine translocase TatA/TatE family subunit, translating to MGNLGIWQLLIILAIVVLLFGRGKIPELMGDVAKGIKSFKKGISDEDEKPAEKDKTVDHRADETKQG from the coding sequence ATGGGTAATCTCGGTATCTGGCAGTTGCTCATCATTCTGGCGATTGTCGTGCTGCTTTTCGGTCGCGGCAAGATTCCCGAACTGATGGGCGACGTCGCCAAGGGCATCAAAAGCTTCAAGAAGGGCATTTCGGACGAAGACGAAAAGCCGGCGGAGAAGGACAAGACCGTCGACCACAGGGCAGACGAGACCAAGCAGGGCTGA
- the tatB gene encoding Sec-independent protein translocase protein TatB: MLDIGWTELLVVAIVMIVVVGPRELPHLLRTFGKTMTKFRRMASDFRSQMDDALKEADMEDVSTAIRDVRRINPANQLRDAINPLRQTARDIDSDLRKSTALDTKPKHKADGPELKKASYPTPGVNSDFSPVNAFDKAAARKDEAAPALVSKRQEEKLVSHRPGFKAAPRPVKPKSSGGRRSGR, translated from the coding sequence ATGCTTGATATTGGCTGGACCGAGCTTCTGGTCGTGGCAATCGTGATGATTGTCGTCGTCGGGCCGCGGGAACTTCCGCATCTGCTGAGAACCTTCGGCAAGACGATGACGAAGTTCCGGCGCATGGCGTCCGATTTCAGGTCCCAGATGGATGATGCGCTGAAAGAGGCGGATATGGAAGACGTCTCGACGGCCATCCGGGACGTCAGAAGGATCAATCCCGCCAATCAGTTGCGCGATGCGATCAATCCTCTGCGTCAGACCGCGCGCGATATCGACTCGGACCTCAGGAAATCGACGGCGCTCGACACCAAGCCGAAGCACAAGGCCGATGGACCGGAGCTGAAGAAGGCGTCCTATCCGACGCCGGGCGTCAATTCCGATTTCTCCCCTGTCAATGCCTTCGACAAGGCGGCGGCCAGGAAGGATGAGGCCGCGCCCGCGCTGGTATCGAAGCGTCAGGAAGAAAAGCTGGTCAGCCACAGGCCCGGCTTCAAGGCGGCCCCCCGACCGGTCAAACCGAAATCGTCCGGTGGACGCAGGAGCGGGCGATGA
- the tatC gene encoding twin-arginine translocase subunit TatC — protein sequence MSEKSDIDDKPQPLVEHLIELRKRLVWSLVAFFLGFLLCFAFAKDLFNLLVLPYKWAVIWSGHDPEKMQLIYTAPQEFFFTQIKISLFGGLLLAFPVIAFQVYSFVAPGLYKNERSAFLPFLVASPVLFIIGGAIVYFFLIPVVMLFFLGMQQSPKDGEVAISLLPKVSEYLSLIMSLVLAFGLVFQLPVVTTLMARVGLLSSEWLAKQRKFAIVIAFIIAAVLTPPDPLSQLGLALPTILLYEVAIYAAKLVERRRGETAEEESVSEEDEA from the coding sequence ATGAGTGAAAAAAGCGATATCGATGACAAGCCGCAGCCGCTTGTCGAGCACCTGATCGAGCTCAGGAAGCGCCTTGTCTGGTCGCTCGTGGCTTTCTTCCTTGGCTTTCTGCTCTGTTTCGCCTTTGCCAAGGATCTCTTCAATCTTCTGGTCCTGCCCTATAAATGGGCGGTGATATGGTCTGGCCACGACCCGGAAAAGATGCAGCTCATCTATACCGCGCCGCAGGAATTCTTTTTCACCCAGATCAAGATTTCGCTGTTCGGCGGCCTGCTTCTGGCATTCCCGGTGATCGCCTTTCAGGTCTACAGCTTCGTCGCGCCGGGGCTATACAAAAACGAGCGTTCGGCGTTTCTGCCGTTTCTGGTGGCCTCGCCGGTGCTGTTCATCATCGGCGGCGCGATCGTCTACTTCTTCCTGATCCCGGTGGTCATGCTGTTCTTCCTCGGCATGCAGCAATCCCCGAAAGACGGCGAGGTGGCGATTTCGCTGCTGCCGAAGGTTTCGGAATATCTGAGCCTGATCATGTCGCTGGTGCTGGCCTTCGGTCTGGTGTTCCAGTTGCCGGTGGTCACCACGCTGATGGCGCGCGTCGGGCTGCTTTCCTCCGAGTGGCTTGCCAAGCAGCGCAAGTTCGCGATCGTCATCGCCTTCATCATCGCCGCCGTGCTGACGCCGCCCGATCCGCTGTCACAGCTGGGACTGGCGCTGCCCACCATCCTGCTTTACGAGGTGGCGATCTATGCCGCGAAACTTGTCGAGCGCCGGCGGGGCGAGACCGCCGAGGAGGAGAGCGTGTCCGAAGAGGACGAGGCCTAG
- a CDS encoding ABC transporter permease has translation MNAIEFIFAGMLAAATPFLLAALGELVVERSGVINLGLEGLMALGAAIAFIVVYHSGSHILGFVAAGIASALLSLIFAFVVLGFRANQVAAGLAIGILGQGLSALFGKTYESLTIRGLPKLSIPGLSDIPVVGGLFSQDIVVWLSLLATFGVWFLLGRTRTGLVVRAVGENPTAAHAIGFPVIAVRLAAIVFGGAMAGFAGAYAATVYTPLWADGMIAGRGWIAIALVVFGTWMTGRVFLGACMFGLVSLLSLAAQAAGVGLPSQLLSALPYIVTIIVLGIISADRRLLKLNGIASLGEPFER, from the coding sequence ATGAACGCAATCGAATTCATATTCGCTGGCATGCTGGCCGCCGCAACGCCTTTTCTTCTGGCCGCCCTCGGCGAGCTTGTCGTCGAACGCTCCGGCGTCATCAATCTCGGCCTTGAGGGATTGATGGCGCTCGGCGCGGCGATTGCTTTCATCGTGGTCTATCACAGTGGAAGCCATATTCTCGGCTTTGTGGCCGCCGGCATCGCCAGCGCCCTGCTGTCGCTGATCTTCGCATTCGTCGTGCTGGGGTTTCGGGCCAATCAGGTCGCGGCCGGGCTTGCGATCGGCATTCTCGGCCAGGGCCTTTCCGCACTTTTCGGCAAGACCTATGAGAGCCTGACGATCAGGGGTCTTCCGAAACTTTCGATCCCGGGCCTTTCCGATATTCCGGTGGTCGGCGGGCTGTTCAGCCAGGATATCGTCGTCTGGCTGTCGCTTCTGGCGACATTCGGCGTCTGGTTCCTGCTCGGCCGCACCAGGACCGGCCTCGTCGTGCGGGCGGTGGGCGAAAACCCGACGGCGGCGCATGCGATCGGCTTTCCCGTGATCGCCGTGCGGCTGGCGGCGATCGTCTTCGGCGGGGCGATGGCGGGTTTTGCCGGCGCCTACGCGGCAACGGTCTATACCCCGCTCTGGGCCGACGGCATGATCGCCGGACGCGGCTGGATCGCCATCGCTCTCGTTGTCTTCGGCACGTGGATGACGGGACGGGTGTTTCTGGGCGCGTGCATGTTCGGGCTGGTTTCGCTGCTGAGCCTTGCCGCGCAGGCCGCAGGCGTGGGGCTTCCCTCGCAGCTGCTCTCCGCCCTGCCCTATATCGTCACGATCATCGTCCTCGGCATCATCTCCGCCGATCGCCGCCTTCTGAAACTGAACGGCATAGCCTCGCTCGGCGAACCGTTCGAGCGTTAG
- a CDS encoding ABC transporter permease — MNAFSSLPTLVRREQASLTATLLAPPLALLAAVILNVGLYVLMGRSPVAVVYAMLLEPFISWTSFSEVLLKTGPLLLIAQGLAVGFRAKVFNIGAEGQFILGAIFASAIPVWFPTATGVWIWPLMLLLGAVGGALWASITAFWRARLNANEILVSLMLSLVALQLLYYLLLGPWKDPNGFNFPQSVMFQYDAMVPLLIPGTRVNVSLLIALALSVAAFMFMQKSFMGYKLQVGGLAPKAAGYAGFSDKSAIWLSLLIGGFAAGLAGAAEVAGPVGQLQRSIATGYGYAAIIVAYLGGLHPIGIIFSSLFMAALYIGGDNAMVSANLPVAAVRVFQGSLLLAYLLAAAFARYRLEWPTSHRERAA; from the coding sequence ATGAACGCCTTTTCATCCCTGCCCACTCTTGTCCGGCGCGAGCAGGCCTCGCTGACGGCGACGTTGCTGGCGCCGCCGCTGGCGCTTCTGGCGGCAGTCATACTGAATGTCGGGCTCTATGTGCTGATGGGCCGTAGCCCCGTGGCGGTCGTCTATGCGATGCTGCTCGAGCCGTTCATCTCATGGACCTCGTTTTCGGAAGTGCTCTTGAAAACCGGGCCGCTTCTCTTGATCGCGCAGGGTCTGGCGGTCGGGTTCAGGGCGAAGGTGTTCAATATCGGGGCCGAGGGGCAGTTCATTCTGGGCGCGATCTTCGCCTCGGCGATCCCGGTATGGTTCCCGACGGCGACGGGCGTGTGGATCTGGCCGCTGATGCTGCTGCTTGGCGCGGTCGGCGGCGCGCTCTGGGCCTCGATCACGGCGTTCTGGCGCGCAAGGCTCAACGCCAATGAAATTCTGGTCTCGCTGATGCTGAGCCTCGTCGCCCTGCAACTGCTCTATTACCTGTTGCTCGGGCCGTGGAAGGACCCGAACGGCTTCAATTTCCCGCAATCGGTGATGTTCCAGTATGATGCGATGGTGCCGCTGCTGATCCCCGGCACCAGGGTCAATGTCTCACTGCTGATCGCGCTCGCGCTCTCGGTCGCCGCCTTCATGTTCATGCAGAAGAGCTTCATGGGCTACAAGCTGCAGGTCGGCGGGCTCGCGCCGAAGGCGGCGGGCTATGCCGGGTTCAGCGACAAGAGCGCGATCTGGCTTTCGCTGCTGATCGGCGGCTTTGCGGCGGGCCTTGCGGGTGCCGCCGAAGTTGCAGGCCCCGTCGGCCAGCTCCAGCGCTCGATTGCAACGGGCTATGGTTATGCCGCGATCATCGTCGCCTATCTCGGCGGCCTGCATCCGATCGGCATCATCTTCTCCTCGCTGTTCATGGCAGCCCTTTATATCGGCGGCGACAATGCCATGGTTTCGGCCAACCTGCCGGTCGCAGCCGTCCGGGTGTTCCAGGGCAGCCTGCTTCTCGCCTATCTCCTCGCCGCCGCCTTTGCGCGCTATCGGCTGGAATGGCCGACCTCACATCGTGAGAGGGCGGCATGA